In the genome of Bradyrhizobium arachidis, one region contains:
- a CDS encoding transketolase: protein METLTNTPKLADRAYNIRRNALRMGEVQGQGYIAQALDISDVLAVAYFHAMCYRPEDPSWEGRDRFLLSNGHYAIALYAALIEAGIVPEEELETYGSDESRLPMSGMASYTPGMEMSGGSLGLGLSIAVGMGLGLKRKKSEARVYTLFSDGELDEGSVWEAIQSAGHYKLDNLIGIVDVNNQQADGPSTHVMAFEPLVEKLQAFGWFVQRIDGNDLDAVVAAFDAAKSHPAPKPGMIIADTLMGKGVPFLEQREKNHFMRVEQHEWQLALAALEAGRQA, encoded by the coding sequence ATGGAAACGCTGACCAACACGCCCAAGCTGGCGGACCGCGCCTACAACATTCGCCGCAATGCGCTGCGCATGGGCGAGGTCCAGGGCCAGGGCTATATCGCCCAGGCGCTGGACATCTCGGACGTCCTCGCCGTGGCCTATTTTCACGCGATGTGCTACCGGCCTGAAGATCCGTCATGGGAGGGGCGGGACCGCTTCCTGCTCTCCAACGGGCACTACGCCATCGCGCTCTACGCGGCCTTGATCGAGGCGGGCATCGTCCCCGAGGAAGAACTCGAAACCTATGGCAGCGACGAGAGCCGCCTGCCGATGTCGGGCATGGCCTCCTACACGCCCGGAATGGAAATGTCGGGCGGCTCGCTCGGGCTTGGGCTCAGCATCGCCGTCGGCATGGGCCTCGGGCTCAAGCGCAAGAAGTCCGAGGCGCGGGTGTACACGTTGTTCTCGGACGGCGAGCTCGACGAGGGCTCGGTCTGGGAAGCCATCCAGTCGGCGGGCCATTACAAGCTCGACAATCTGATCGGCATCGTCGACGTCAACAATCAGCAGGCGGACGGTCCTTCGACGCACGTGATGGCCTTCGAGCCGCTGGTCGAGAAGCTTCAGGCTTTCGGCTGGTTCGTGCAGCGGATCGACGGCAATGATCTCGATGCCGTGGTTGCCGCGTTCGATGCCGCCAAGTCTCATCCTGCGCCGAAGCCGGGGATGATTATCGCCGACACGCTGATGGGCAAGGGCGTTCCCTTCCTGGAGCAGCGCGAGAAGAACCATTTCATGCGCGTCGAGCAGCACGAATGGCAGCTCGCGCTGGCCGCGCTGGAAGCCGGGAGGCAGGCATGA
- a CDS encoding SDR family NAD(P)-dependent oxidoreductase: protein MLLSAKTAIISGAASPHGIGLATARRFAAEGARVAILDIDASTAADAAASLGRSHIGLRCDVADKSSCEQAVARVIESFGSIDILINNAGITQPVKFLDISPADWDRIQDVNLKGILFLSQAVIPHMRARKSGSIACMSSVSAQRGGGIFGGPHYSAAKAGVLGLAKAMAREFGPDGIRVNCVTPGLIGTDITAGKLTDEMRAKILEGIPLNRLGTADDVAGIYTFLASDLSAYVTGAVIDVNGGMLIH, encoded by the coding sequence ATGCTGCTCAGCGCTAAGACGGCCATCATTTCGGGCGCGGCATCGCCGCACGGCATCGGGCTGGCCACGGCACGGCGGTTCGCCGCCGAGGGCGCTCGGGTCGCCATTCTCGACATTGACGCGAGCACGGCGGCGGACGCCGCGGCATCGCTTGGCAGGTCCCACATTGGGCTGCGATGCGACGTCGCCGACAAATCATCCTGCGAGCAGGCCGTCGCTCGCGTGATCGAATCCTTCGGAAGCATCGATATTCTCATCAACAACGCCGGCATCACCCAGCCGGTGAAGTTCCTGGATATCTCGCCGGCTGATTGGGATCGCATCCAGGACGTCAATCTGAAGGGCATTCTGTTCCTCTCCCAAGCGGTGATCCCGCACATGCGCGCGCGCAAGTCCGGATCGATCGCCTGCATGTCCTCGGTTTCGGCCCAGCGCGGCGGCGGAATCTTTGGCGGCCCGCATTATTCGGCGGCCAAGGCTGGCGTGCTCGGTCTCGCCAAGGCGATGGCCCGTGAGTTCGGTCCGGACGGCATCCGCGTCAATTGCGTGACGCCCGGTCTGATCGGCACCGACATCACCGCGGGCAAGCTGACCGACGAGATGAGGGCGAAGATCCTGGAAGGCATTCCGCTCAATCGTCTTGGCACGGCGGACGACGTCGCCGGCATCTACACCTTCCTGGCCTCGGATCTCTCCGCCTACGTGACTGGTGCCGTGATCGACGTCAACGGCGGCATGCTGATCCACTGA
- a CDS encoding LysR substrate-binding domain-containing protein: MLSNVPISAIRAFEAAARTGSFRDAANELHLTPSAVSHAIRKLEDTLRTVLFERSARSVRLTPAGENLMRHTGAAFDQLRRGLEEVAARGPQLVRVHSAPSFAAQWLAPRLAQFLAAYPKLEVRLAANTDYVRFSNDDFDIDIVYGPPRAEGVEIVPLPEETVTPLCSPALAKSIRNAADLLDRTLIRSDVKQVQWHQWFTANGLEAPALHGMRFDRSFLAIATAAEGLGVALESTLLAERELASGRLVAPLAARANDIRYVGHRLIYPRASRQRSAVRAFADWLVAQLAGATVGSSL, encoded by the coding sequence ATGCTGTCGAATGTCCCGATATCGGCAATTCGCGCGTTTGAAGCCGCTGCTCGCACGGGATCGTTTCGCGATGCGGCGAATGAACTTCACTTGACACCGAGTGCAGTCAGTCATGCCATCCGCAAGTTGGAGGACACGCTTCGGACCGTATTGTTTGAGCGCAGCGCGCGATCCGTGCGGCTCACGCCAGCCGGCGAGAATCTGATGCGCCACACCGGAGCGGCTTTCGACCAACTCCGCCGCGGTCTCGAGGAAGTCGCCGCGCGCGGACCGCAACTGGTGCGCGTCCACTCAGCTCCGAGCTTTGCCGCGCAATGGTTGGCACCGCGGCTTGCACAATTTCTCGCCGCCTATCCGAAGCTCGAGGTTCGACTGGCTGCAAACACGGACTACGTGCGTTTCAGCAATGACGATTTTGATATCGACATTGTCTATGGTCCGCCGCGTGCTGAGGGCGTCGAAATTGTTCCTCTCCCCGAGGAGACGGTCACCCCGCTCTGCTCCCCGGCGCTTGCAAAGTCAATCAGGAATGCTGCCGATCTCCTCGATCGAACCCTTATCCGTTCCGACGTGAAGCAGGTTCAGTGGCACCAATGGTTCACTGCGAACGGATTGGAAGCACCTGCGCTCCACGGGATGAGGTTCGATCGCAGCTTTCTTGCAATCGCAACGGCTGCGGAGGGATTGGGAGTAGCGTTGGAATCAACGCTCCTGGCCGAACGCGAACTGGCGAGCGGGCGACTAGTTGCGCCGCTCGCAGCGCGAGCCAACGATATCCGCTACGTCGGCCATCGTCTGATCTACCCGCGCGCCAGCCGACAGAGATCTGCGGTACGAGCCTTCGCGGATTGGCTCGTGGCGCAACTCGCTGGCGCGACCGTGGGTTCCTCGCTCTAA
- a CDS encoding effector protein NopP, producing the protein MGGRINNWSDAPSADEYHYASSPEHRNADYFADAFGRMGLQDSGASSSSQPSYYLTSRSPVVEIDQAEFRERVRSFHGDEINHIANNPQEYSEFVSERARRTADVASSYAIRRDSDAARYYSYQLGNRSVGLQRTEAGFPMAAEFTSQRWGEQFPGRTDVTSIVDFQVAHPLVGNAGDILLEHQLQQDGERPLVNWRPANDEARARAEQMGFVHVDHNDMVLDPTQSRQWRYRDGEWQRATNSPMYLSKIKTPSDDEPSPESDSDGDFM; encoded by the coding sequence ATGGGCGGTCGAATTAACAATTGGTCGGATGCTCCATCCGCTGATGAGTATCATTACGCGAGCTCCCCGGAGCACAGGAATGCTGACTATTTCGCGGACGCGTTCGGTAGAATGGGATTGCAGGATTCGGGTGCCAGCTCATCCTCGCAGCCGAGTTATTACCTCACTTCAAGATCTCCCGTTGTTGAGATCGACCAAGCCGAATTCCGGGAACGGGTGAGGAGTTTTCATGGTGACGAGATCAATCATATCGCCAACAATCCGCAGGAATACTCAGAATTTGTATCCGAAAGAGCCAGGCGCACCGCGGATGTCGCTAGCAGTTACGCGATCCGAAGGGATTCTGATGCCGCGCGATATTACAGCTACCAACTGGGAAATAGGAGCGTCGGCCTCCAACGAACGGAAGCCGGATTTCCTATGGCGGCTGAGTTCACCAGCCAACGGTGGGGAGAACAGTTCCCCGGACGAACTGACGTCACATCAATCGTGGATTTTCAGGTTGCTCATCCGCTCGTCGGCAACGCCGGCGATATTCTGCTTGAGCACCAACTACAGCAAGACGGCGAACGGCCGCTGGTGAACTGGCGTCCTGCCAATGATGAAGCGAGAGCCCGTGCAGAACAAATGGGCTTCGTTCATGTAGATCACAATGATATGGTACTCGATCCCACCCAGTCCAGACAGTGGAGATACAGGGATGGTGAATGGCAACGTGCAACCAATTCTCCGATGTATCTCTCCAAAATCAAAACGCCGAGTGATGATGAACCTTCACCAGAGTCCGATTCGGATGGAGACTTTATGTGA
- a CDS encoding IS630 family transposase — MAAQRLVPLILSDDERAELQSLTMRRKTAQALALRARIVLTCAEGGQNKEVAAKLGLERGTVGKWRRRFVEQRVAGLHDEPRSGAPRTIDDGRIEAVIVRTLESCPENATHWSSRGMAKASGLSVSTVQRIWRAFGLQPHRLETFKLSTDPNFVAKVRDVVGLYVSPPAHAIVLCVDEKSQIQALDRSQPMLPMRPGQPARRSHDCKRHGTTSLFAALDIATGRVIGKCYGRHRAAEFRKFLDEIEAAVPRQLDVHLVMDNYATHKTPLIRKWLAKRPRWHVHLTPTSSSWLNQVERFFALLTDKKIRRGVYRSVAALRADIASFIERHNADPKPFRWTKSADDILASIERFCRYNAPVQHEAMLRTSGSGH, encoded by the coding sequence ATGGCGGCCCAGCGACTTGTCCCCTTGATATTGAGCGATGATGAGCGTGCTGAGCTTCAGTCGCTGACAATGCGGCGAAAGACGGCGCAGGCGCTGGCTCTGAGAGCCCGGATCGTGCTGACCTGCGCGGAAGGCGGTCAGAACAAGGAAGTGGCGGCCAAGCTGGGCCTAGAGCGGGGAACGGTAGGCAAATGGCGGCGGCGGTTTGTGGAGCAGCGCGTGGCCGGGCTGCACGATGAGCCGCGCTCGGGGGCGCCGCGCACCATTGACGATGGTCGCATCGAAGCCGTGATCGTGAGGACGCTGGAAAGCTGCCCAGAGAATGCCACTCATTGGAGTTCCCGCGGCATGGCAAAGGCCAGCGGCCTTTCGGTGTCGACGGTGCAACGTATCTGGCGGGCCTTCGGGCTCCAGCCGCACCGGCTGGAGACATTCAAGCTCTCGACCGATCCGAACTTCGTGGCCAAGGTACGCGACGTCGTCGGCCTTTACGTCTCGCCGCCGGCACACGCCATCGTTCTGTGTGTAGACGAAAAGTCGCAAATCCAGGCGCTGGACCGCAGTCAGCCGATGTTGCCGATGCGTCCCGGCCAGCCGGCCCGAAGGAGCCACGATTGCAAAAGGCACGGCACCACATCGCTGTTCGCCGCCCTCGACATTGCGACCGGACGGGTTATTGGCAAGTGCTACGGACGGCACCGTGCCGCCGAGTTCCGCAAGTTCTTGGACGAGATCGAGGCCGCTGTGCCGCGCCAACTCGACGTCCATCTCGTCATGGATAACTACGCTACCCACAAGACCCCGCTGATCCGGAAATGGCTGGCTAAACGGCCGCGTTGGCATGTGCACCTGACCCCGACCAGTTCGTCATGGCTCAATCAGGTCGAGCGCTTCTTCGCGCTTCTTACCGATAAGAAGATCAGGCGCGGTGTCTATCGGAGCGTAGCCGCCCTTCGGGCGGACATCGCCTCGTTCATCGAACGACATAACGCAGATCCCAAGCCGTTCCGATGGACAAAGTCAGCCGATGACATCCTTGCTTCCATCGAACGCTTCTGCCGTTACAATGCCCCGGTACAACACGAGGCGATGTTGCGAACTTCTGGTTCAGGACACTAG
- a CDS encoding terpene synthase family protein — MIPAERALHQVLEWGRSLTGFADEHAVEAVSGGQYILQRIRSSLRDISARTGRDPQDETLIVAFYRELALLFWLDDCNDLGLIVPEQLAAVELALGQGEPCALPGFEGCAVLRASLAALAYDHRDYAQLLADTRRYCAALRAGHARAAGPERWSYAEYLHNGIDSIAYANVFCCLSLLWGLDMATLRARPAFRQVLRLISVIGRLQNDLHGRDKDTLAGEADNAAILLLQRYPAMPAVEFLNDELAGYTRMLYRVTAEECFPAPWGSLIEAMAAMSTRYYQTSATRYRSDPQGRDQRSPA, encoded by the coding sequence ATGATCCCGGCAGAACGCGCGCTGCATCAGGTGCTGGAGTGGGGGCGTTCCCTGACCGGGTTCGCTGACGAGCATGCCGTGGAAGCGGTCAGCGGTGGCCAGTACATTCTGCAGCGTATCCGCTCGAGCCTGCGTGACATCAGCGCCCGCACCGGTCGCGATCCGCAGGACGAAACACTTATCGTGGCGTTCTATCGCGAACTGGCGCTGCTGTTCTGGCTCGACGATTGCAACGACCTTGGCCTGATCGTGCCGGAGCAGCTCGCCGCGGTGGAGCTGGCGCTGGGGCAGGGCGAGCCGTGCGCGCTCCCCGGATTCGAGGGCTGCGCTGTGCTGCGCGCTTCGCTGGCCGCGCTAGCCTACGATCATCGCGACTATGCTCAGCTTCTCGCCGATACTAGGCGCTACTGCGCGGCGCTCCGCGCCGGACACGCGCGGGCGGCAGGGCCGGAACGCTGGTCCTACGCCGAGTACCTGCATAACGGCATCGATTCGATAGCCTACGCCAACGTGTTCTGTTGCCTGTCGTTGCTGTGGGGGCTGGACATGGCGACCTTGCGCGCGCGTCCGGCGTTTCGCCAGGTCCTGCGACTCATCTCTGTGATAGGGCGCCTGCAGAACGATCTGCACGGACGCGACAAGGACACGTTGGCCGGCGAGGCCGACAACGCGGCGATCCTGCTGCTTCAGCGCTATCCAGCTATGCCTGCGGTGGAGTTCCTCAACGACGAGCTGGCCGGCTATACGCGCATGCTGTACCGGGTGACGGCGGAAGAGTGCTTTCCGGCGCCGTGGGGATCGTTAATCGAGGCCATGGCGGCCATGTCCACGCGGTACTACCAGACCTCGGCCACCCGCTACCGAAGCGACCCTCAGGGGCGAGACCAGCGTTCGCCGGCCTGA
- a CDS encoding polyprenyl synthetase family protein → MQPGSTPQDDRSGDSALGGLGAQARGASGGLLPEIWMHEGANRIEQVLARLLCAQHDGETELMAAMRYATLHGGKRTRGLLCLAAGTLADAPAHMLDDVGAAIEMIHACTLVHDDLPAMDDDVLRRGLPTVHVKFGEATAILVGDALQAHAFLTLASLDAPGDNRIALVRELAQAVSAEGAAGGQALDLSLVGKHVELDRIVAMHRMKSGALVRASVRMGALCALAENAAHAALYCALDHYSACFGLALQVIDDILDVTADAATLGKTPGKDAAAQKPTCASIMGLQAARQFALDLLRDAGEAIAPLGPRAERLAQLLERANAYLFKHAPCA, encoded by the coding sequence ATGCAGCCCGGCTCTACGCCACAGGATGACAGAAGTGGTGATTCCGCGCTCGGCGGATTGGGCGCGCAGGCGCGGGGCGCATCCGGCGGGCTGCTGCCCGAGATCTGGATGCATGAGGGCGCAAACCGGATCGAACAGGTGCTGGCGCGTCTTCTCTGCGCCCAACACGACGGTGAGACCGAGCTGATGGCGGCGATGCGCTACGCCACCTTGCATGGCGGGAAGCGCACCCGCGGCTTGCTATGTCTGGCTGCCGGCACACTGGCCGACGCGCCGGCGCACATGCTCGATGACGTTGGCGCCGCCATCGAGATGATACACGCCTGCACCCTGGTCCACGACGATCTGCCCGCGATGGACGACGACGTGCTTCGCCGCGGCCTTCCGACCGTGCACGTCAAGTTCGGCGAAGCTACAGCGATCCTGGTCGGGGATGCGCTGCAAGCGCACGCCTTCCTGACCCTGGCGAGCCTGGACGCGCCGGGCGACAACCGTATCGCGCTCGTGCGCGAACTGGCGCAGGCGGTGTCAGCCGAGGGTGCCGCCGGCGGGCAGGCCTTGGATCTGTCTCTGGTGGGAAAGCACGTCGAGCTGGACAGGATCGTGGCGATGCACCGGATGAAGAGCGGAGCGCTAGTGCGCGCGTCCGTTCGCATGGGCGCCCTATGCGCTCTAGCGGAGAATGCCGCGCACGCTGCGCTGTACTGTGCGCTCGATCACTACAGCGCCTGTTTCGGCCTGGCGTTGCAGGTGATCGATGACATTCTCGACGTGACAGCGGATGCCGCGACGCTGGGCAAGACCCCCGGCAAGGACGCGGCGGCGCAGAAGCCGACCTGCGCGTCGATCATGGGACTGCAGGCAGCACGCCAGTTCGCGCTGGATCTGTTGCGCGATGCCGGGGAGGCCATCGCGCCGCTGGGACCGCGTGCGGAACGGTTGGCGCAACTCCTAGAGCGGGCCAACGCGTATCTTTTCAAGCACGCGCCATGCGCATGA
- a CDS encoding cytochrome P450, which translates to MDMLLNPLNRRDRLRHDIPVVPGAFPLVGHLPAIVCDLPRLLRRAERTLGSHFWLDFGPAGHMVTCLDPDAIALLRHKDVSSALIEDIAPELFGGTLVAQDGGAHRQARGAIQAAFLPTALTQAGIGELFAPVIRARVQRWRDRGDVTILRETGDLMLKLIFSLMGIPAQDLPEWRRKYRQLLQLIVAPPVDLPGLPLRRGRAARDWIDARLREFVRDAREHAAPTGLINDMVSAFDRSDDALSDEVLVANIRLLLLGGHDTTASTMAWIVIELARQPGLWDALVEEAQRVGAVPTRHADLAQCPVAEALFRETLRMHPPTPLLVRRAVRELRLGQRRIPAGTDLCIPVLHFSTSALLYEAPHQFRLARWLERTEPIRPVDMLQFGTGPHVCIGYYLACLELVQFCVALALTMHEGGTRPRLLNGVEKGRRYYPTAHPSMTIRIRFS; encoded by the coding sequence ATGGACATGCTGCTCAACCCGCTGAACCGTCGAGATCGGCTGCGGCACGACATCCCGGTCGTGCCCGGCGCTTTCCCCTTGGTCGGGCACCTTCCCGCTATCGTCTGCGACCTGCCGCGCCTGCTGCGGCGTGCGGAACGGACGCTGGGCAGCCACTTCTGGCTGGACTTCGGCCCGGCCGGACACATGGTGACCTGTCTGGATCCGGATGCGATCGCACTGCTCCGCCACAAGGATGTGTCCTCGGCGCTGATCGAAGATATCGCGCCCGAATTGTTCGGTGGAACGTTGGTCGCCCAGGACGGCGGCGCGCACCGGCAGGCGCGCGGCGCGATCCAGGCGGCGTTCCTGCCCACGGCGCTGACCCAGGCGGGCATCGGCGAGCTGTTCGCGCCCGTCATCCGGGCGCGGGTGCAGAGGTGGCGCGACCGGGGCGACGTAACCATCCTGCGCGAAACCGGCGATCTAATGCTCAAACTCATCTTCAGCCTCATGGGAATCCCCGCGCAGGACCTGCCGGAATGGCGTCGCAAGTACCGGCAACTTCTGCAGTTGATCGTCGCGCCCCCGGTCGACCTGCCCGGACTGCCCTTGCGGCGCGGTCGGGCCGCCCGAGACTGGATCGATGCGCGGTTGCGCGAGTTCGTTCGCGACGCGCGCGAACATGCCGCGCCCACCGGGTTGATCAACGACATGGTGAGCGCCTTCGACCGGAGCGACGATGCGCTCTCCGATGAGGTCCTAGTCGCCAATATCCGCTTGCTGCTGCTCGGTGGTCACGACACCACGGCGTCGACTATGGCCTGGATAGTAATCGAGCTGGCACGGCAGCCTGGGCTGTGGGACGCTCTGGTCGAGGAGGCGCAACGGGTGGGCGCGGTGCCGACCCGGCACGCGGACTTGGCGCAGTGTCCGGTCGCCGAAGCGCTGTTCCGCGAGACGCTGCGCATGCATCCGCCGACGCCGCTCCTGGTGCGTCGCGCAGTGCGTGAATTGCGACTCGGCCAACGGCGCATTCCCGCGGGCACCGATCTATGCATCCCGGTGCTGCATTTCTCGACCTCGGCGCTGCTGTACGAGGCGCCTCATCAGTTTCGCCTGGCGCGGTGGCTGGAACGCACCGAGCCTATCCGGCCGGTGGACATGCTGCAGTTCGGGACCGGCCCACACGTCTGCATCGGCTACTACCTGGCATGTCTGGAACTGGTGCAGTTCTGCGTCGCCTTGGCGCTGACCATGCACGAGGGCGGGACGCGGCCGCGGTTGCTGAACGGCGTCGAAAAAGGCCGCCGCTATTACCCGACCGCACATCCGTCCATGACTATCCGCATCCGATTCTCATGA
- a CDS encoding SDR family oxidoreductase has product MGRFEGKVAVVTGAGAGIGKACALAIAREGGKVVVADIDGSAATACTAQIAAEAGHALALAINIAEAQAVAALFDAAERHFSAVDLLVNNAGAMHLTPRDRAILDLDLAVWDETMATNLRGTLLCCRRAIPGMIARGGGAIVNMSSCQGLSGDTTLTSYAASKAAMNMLSASLATQYGHAKIRCNAVAPGLIMTERLLAKLDECMQRHLRRHQLLPRVGRPEDVAALVAFLLSDDAAFITGQVVCIDGGMLAHVPTYADGGNSRAAPPSGETAEAAASPRW; this is encoded by the coding sequence ATGGGACGGTTTGAAGGCAAGGTGGCCGTGGTGACCGGCGCCGGCGCCGGGATCGGCAAGGCATGCGCCCTCGCAATCGCGCGCGAGGGCGGCAAAGTGGTGGTCGCCGACATCGATGGTTCGGCGGCCACGGCTTGTACCGCCCAAATCGCGGCCGAGGCGGGCCACGCGCTGGCTCTGGCCATCAACATTGCCGAGGCGCAGGCTGTGGCAGCGCTGTTCGATGCGGCGGAGCGGCACTTCAGTGCGGTCGATCTCCTGGTGAACAATGCGGGCGCCATGCATCTGACTCCGCGCGACCGCGCGATCCTCGACCTGGACCTGGCGGTCTGGGATGAGACCATGGCAACCAATCTGCGCGGCACATTGCTCTGCTGCCGGCGGGCCATCCCTGGGATGATCGCCCGCGGCGGTGGCGCGATTGTCAACATGTCGTCGTGCCAGGGGCTCAGCGGTGACACCACGCTGACGTCCTACGCCGCATCGAAGGCGGCGATGAACATGCTATCGGCCTCGCTCGCCACCCAGTACGGTCATGCGAAGATCCGCTGCAACGCGGTTGCGCCGGGTCTCATCATGACCGAGCGTCTCCTGGCCAAGCTGGACGAGTGCATGCAACGGCATCTGCGCCGGCACCAGCTCCTGCCGCGCGTCGGCCGCCCCGAGGACGTGGCCGCGCTGGTGGCGTTCCTACTCTCTGACGATGCTGCGTTCATCACCGGCCAAGTGGTGTGCATCGATGGCGGCATGCTGGCGCATGTGCCGACGTACGCCGACGGTGGAAACAGCCGCGCCGCGCCGCCTTCCGGCGAGACCGCCGAAGCGGCTGCGTCGCCGCGCTGGTGA
- a CDS encoding ferredoxin, whose amino-acid sequence MRVLVDQDLCGTSGQCALTLPGIFRQRESDGVAEVCGATVPQALHAAVRLAASQCPVAAIRVIRSEASREERASADSAPSPADAERHAARDQRNPRGHDGTV is encoded by the coding sequence ATGCGAGTCTTAGTCGACCAGGATCTGTGCGGAACCAGCGGACAGTGCGCGCTGACGCTACCGGGTATTTTTCGCCAGCGCGAATCGGACGGCGTGGCCGAAGTGTGCGGGGCGACAGTTCCGCAGGCGCTGCACGCGGCCGTGCGTCTCGCAGCCAGCCAGTGCCCGGTCGCCGCCATTCGGGTCATCAGAAGCGAAGCTAGCCGTGAGGAGCGCGCCAGCGCCGACAGTGCGCCTTCTCCAGCGGACGCGGAGCGGCATGCCGCGAGAGACCAACGCAATCCAAGAGGACACGATGGGACGGTTTGA
- a CDS encoding cytochrome P450 encodes MDVQETTAACRDAFAELASPAWIHDPYPFMRWLREHDPVHRAASGLFLLSRHADICWALKATGDAFRGPPPGELARYFPHAATSLSLNLLASTLAMKDPPTHTRLRRLISRDFTMGQIDNLRPSIARIVEARLDGMTPALERGEAVDLHREFALALPILVFAELFGMPQDDMFGLAAGNGAILEGLSPHASDSRLAAADAASAKVKAYFGALIQRKRTDPCHDIVSMLVLAHDDDADTLSDAELISMLWGMLLGGFVTTAATIDHAVLAMLAYPEQRHWLQGDAMRVKAFVEEVLRCDAPAMFSSIPRIAQHDIELGGVVIPKNADVRVLIASGNRDSDAFADPDRFDPSRFYGTSPGMSTNGKIMLSFGHGIHFCLGAQLARVQLAESLPRIQARFPTLALAELPTREPSAFLRTFTALPVRLRAQGLRCES; translated from the coding sequence ATGGACGTGCAAGAAACCACGGCAGCATGCCGGGACGCGTTCGCCGAACTGGCGTCGCCAGCGTGGATCCACGACCCGTATCCGTTCATGCGGTGGTTGCGCGAGCACGACCCGGTGCATCGCGCGGCGTCGGGCCTTTTTCTGTTGAGCCGCCACGCCGACATCTGCTGGGCCCTCAAGGCCACGGGCGATGCGTTTCGGGGACCGCCGCCGGGCGAACTGGCGCGCTATTTTCCGCATGCGGCGACCAGCCTGTCGCTCAATCTGCTGGCCTCCACGCTAGCGATGAAGGACCCACCGACGCATACGCGTCTGCGGCGGCTGATCTCGCGCGATTTCACCATGGGCCAGATCGACAACCTGCGGCCGAGCATCGCGCGGATCGTCGAAGCGCGGCTGGACGGCATGACGCCCGCGCTGGAGCGCGGGGAGGCCGTGGACCTGCATCGGGAATTCGCGCTGGCCTTGCCCATACTGGTCTTCGCCGAACTGTTCGGGATGCCCCAGGACGACATGTTCGGGCTCGCCGCGGGCAACGGCGCCATTTTGGAGGGCCTGAGCCCACACGCCAGCGATTCCCGGCTCGCCGCGGCGGACGCGGCCAGTGCCAAAGTGAAGGCCTACTTCGGCGCTCTCATACAGCGTAAGCGCACCGATCCGTGCCACGACATCGTGTCGATGTTGGTCCTCGCACACGACGATGATGCCGACACGCTTTCAGATGCGGAGTTGATCAGCATGTTGTGGGGCATGCTGCTGGGTGGCTTCGTCACCACTGCTGCGACCATCGACCATGCGGTCCTGGCGATGCTGGCCTATCCCGAACAGCGGCACTGGCTGCAGGGAGACGCCATGCGGGTGAAGGCATTCGTCGAAGAGGTCCTGCGTTGCGACGCGCCCGCCATGTTCAGCTCCATTCCGCGTATCGCCCAGCACGACATCGAATTAGGCGGGGTGGTGATCCCGAAGAACGCGGACGTACGCGTGCTGATCGCGTCTGGGAATCGCGATTCCGACGCCTTCGCCGATCCCGACCGCTTCGATCCTTCCCGGTTCTACGGCACTAGTCCCGGCATGTCGACCAACGGGAAGATCATGCTGAGCTTCGGCCACGGCATCCACTTCTGCCTCGGTGCGCAACTGGCCCGGGTGCAGTTGGCCGAAAGTTTGCCGCGGATTCAGGCGCGCTTCCCCACGCTGGCATTGGCCGAGCTGCCGACCCGGGAGCCCTCCGCATTCCTAAGGACGTTCACCGCGCTGCCGGTGCGGCTGCGTGCGCAGGGGCTGCGATGCGAGTCTTAG